The Fervidibacillus albus genome contains a region encoding:
- the holA gene encoding DNA polymerase III subunit delta, translated as MVLQIWKDLRKKKFAPLYLLYGNEQFLIDETKRLIIKEALDEKDREFNLSSYDLEETPIETVVDDCLTVPFFSEKKVVIADRAYFLTAEKGKEKVEHHFQTLESYANEPAPSSIFVIVAPYEKLDARKKLTKLLLKNAVSVEAKPLTEREVKNWVRKGLQEEGFIITDRGMDLLYHYVGANLALLNNEMEKIVLFSDKGEEIDEQTIEWLVAKSFEGNVFSLIDKVVHKRLDDALEIYYQLLKQNEEPIKILAAISSQFRVIYQTKALSEKGYGQKAISGQLKIHPYRVKLAAEQARFFSIEQLMEIMNALAEIDYQLKTSFGHREKLLELFFFKFLHT; from the coding sequence GTGGTTTTACAAATTTGGAAAGATCTTCGTAAAAAGAAATTTGCTCCACTTTATTTATTATATGGAAATGAACAGTTTTTAATCGATGAAACGAAACGATTGATCATAAAAGAAGCTTTAGATGAAAAGGATCGGGAATTTAATCTTTCTTCCTACGATTTGGAGGAAACACCGATTGAAACAGTGGTCGATGACTGTTTGACCGTTCCTTTTTTCAGTGAAAAAAAAGTCGTAATCGCAGATCGGGCGTATTTTTTAACGGCTGAAAAAGGAAAGGAAAAAGTAGAACATCATTTTCAAACGCTCGAATCGTACGCAAACGAACCTGCCCCGTCATCCATTTTTGTCATCGTCGCCCCTTACGAAAAACTTGATGCACGGAAAAAATTGACGAAATTATTATTGAAAAACGCCGTTTCGGTCGAAGCAAAGCCTTTGACGGAACGGGAAGTGAAAAATTGGGTTCGTAAAGGATTGCAAGAGGAAGGCTTTATTATAACGGATCGAGGAATGGATTTATTGTATCATTACGTTGGAGCCAATTTAGCACTATTGAATAACGAAATGGAAAAAATCGTTTTATTCAGTGACAAAGGGGAAGAGATCGATGAGCAGACGATCGAATGGTTAGTGGCGAAATCGTTCGAAGGAAATGTGTTTTCTTTAATTGATAAAGTTGTCCATAAACGTCTAGATGATGCATTAGAAATTTATTACCAACTATTAAAGCAAAATGAAGAACCGATTAAAATTTTAGCAGCTATTAGTTCCCAATTTCGGGTCATTTATCAAACGAAGGCCCTTTCCGAAAAAGGGTACGGACAAAAGGCGATTAGTGGGCAATTGAAAATTCATCCATACCGGGTCAAATTAGCGGCTGAACAAGCTCGTTTTTTCTCCATCGAACAATTGATGGAAATCATGAATGCATTGGCGGAAATCGACTATCAATTGAAAACGAGCTTCGGGCATAGGGAGAAATTATTAGAACTGTTCTTTTTCAAATTTTTACATACATAA
- a CDS encoding class I SAM-dependent DNA methyltransferase codes for MTYEYFASLYDRLMNEAPYDEWVDFFSEGVERLYPKARNVLDLACGTGEISVRLYERGLAVTGVDLSDEMLSVANAKAESYGFSIPFFQQDMRGLEGLGPFDVVVSFCDSLNYLESDQDVRQTFQSVFDVLHPNGLFLFDVHSVGKMDDFVGKTFASNEEEIAYIWNSFQGEKEHSVEHELTFFVRDSNTGLYERFDELHRQRTFPVEQYVRWLKETGFIVRKVSGDFTDQMVTDRTERVFFTVQKPK; via the coding sequence ATGACGTACGAATATTTCGCCTCCCTTTACGATCGATTAATGAATGAAGCACCGTATGACGAATGGGTGGACTTTTTTTCCGAGGGGGTGGAACGCCTATATCCCAAAGCTAGAAATGTTTTAGATCTCGCTTGCGGAACGGGGGAGATAAGCGTCCGCCTGTATGAAAGGGGGTTGGCGGTAACGGGAGTGGATTTATCGGATGAAATGCTGTCCGTTGCAAACGCTAAGGCGGAAAGTTACGGATTTTCCATTCCTTTTTTTCAACAAGATATGCGGGGCCTCGAGGGATTAGGGCCGTTCGATGTGGTCGTTAGTTTTTGTGATTCTTTGAATTATTTAGAGTCGGATCAAGACGTTCGCCAAACGTTCCAATCCGTATTCGACGTGTTACACCCAAATGGCCTATTTTTATTCGACGTTCACTCCGTCGGAAAAATGGACGATTTTGTCGGCAAAACTTTCGCAAGTAATGAAGAGGAAATTGCGTATATTTGGAATAGTTTTCAAGGAGAAAAGGAACATTCGGTGGAACACGAATTGACCTTTTTTGTACGCGATTCGAATACCGGATTATATGAGCGGTTTGATGAATTGCATAGGCAGCGAACTTTCCCCGTCGAGCAATATGTGAGATGGTTGAAAGAGACGGGTTTTATCGTACGAAAGGTGTCGGGAGATTTTACCGATCAGATGGTGACGGATCGGACGGAACGGGTATTTTTCACAGTTCAAAAACCGAAATAG
- a CDS encoding nicotinate-nucleotide adenylyltransferase, whose translation MKKVGILGGTFDPPHIGHLIIADQVWQQFELDEVRFMPNYLPPHKEKTLTSNTERVEMVKNAIHDHPAFSIETIEMERKGKSYTYDTIRLLKQREPDTEFYFIIGADMVEYLPHWYKIDRLIELIPFIGVNRPGFKRETKYPIHFVDIPYIHISSSMIRNLIADGKSVNYLLPEAIIQYIEEHGLYGKR comes from the coding sequence ATGAAAAAAGTTGGGATTTTGGGTGGAACCTTTGATCCCCCTCATATTGGACATTTAATCATCGCTGATCAAGTATGGCAACAATTCGAGTTGGATGAAGTTCGTTTTATGCCGAACTATCTCCCTCCCCATAAGGAAAAAACGTTGACGTCGAACACGGAACGGGTAGAAATGGTGAAAAATGCCATCCACGATCATCCTGCTTTTTCGATTGAAACGATTGAAATGGAAAGAAAAGGAAAATCCTACACGTATGATACGATTCGTCTATTAAAACAGCGGGAGCCGGATACAGAATTTTATTTTATTATCGGTGCGGATATGGTCGAATATTTGCCACATTGGTATAAAATCGATCGTTTAATCGAACTCATTCCGTTTATCGGGGTAAATCGACCCGGATTTAAACGGGAAACGAAATATCCGATCCATTTTGTTGATATCCCGTACATTCATATTTCTTCTTCGATGATCCGGAATTTGATCGCAGATGGCAAAAGTGTAAATTATTTATTACCTGAAGCAATCATTCAATATATCGAGGAGCATGGTTTATATGGAAAGAGATGA
- the rpsT gene encoding 30S ribosomal protein S20 — MANIKSAVKRIKTNEARRLHNKAIKSTMRTAVKKVEVAVNNQDAAEAKEALVAAVRKIDKAASKGIIHKNAANRHKSRLYKQVNSLNA; from the coding sequence TTGGCAAATATCAAATCTGCTGTAAAACGGATTAAAACGAATGAAGCTCGTAGACTTCATAACAAAGCGATAAAATCCACGATGCGCACAGCTGTGAAAAAAGTGGAAGTGGCCGTAAATAATCAAGATGCAGCCGAAGCCAAGGAAGCTTTAGTTGCAGCTGTTCGTAAAATCGATAAAGCCGCTTCCAAAGGGATTATTCATAAAAACGCTGCAAACCGTCATAAATCCCGTCTTTATAAACAAGTGAATTCATTAAATGCGTAA
- a CDS encoding ComE operon protein 2, whose translation MERITWDQYFMAQSFLLSLRSTCNRLSVGATIVRDKRIIAGGYNGSIAGGDHCLDKGCYLVDNHCVRTIHAEMNALLQCAKFGVSTEGAEIYVTHFPCTQCTKAIIQAGIQTIYYAEDYKNDPFALELLEQAKVKVEKVPFDKEMFDWNYEEKTVFIRELFEKLHDHKLTDEMKERYWQKAKELFPKI comes from the coding sequence ATGGAACGTATAACGTGGGACCAGTATTTTATGGCGCAAAGTTTTTTATTATCGTTAAGAAGTACTTGTAATCGGTTATCCGTCGGTGCAACGATCGTAAGGGATAAACGAATAATCGCCGGTGGATATAACGGTTCGATCGCCGGTGGAGATCATTGTTTAGATAAAGGGTGTTATTTAGTGGATAACCATTGCGTACGAACGATACACGCGGAAATGAATGCTTTGTTACAATGTGCGAAATTCGGAGTTTCGACGGAAGGGGCTGAAATTTACGTCACCCATTTCCCTTGTACTCAATGTACGAAAGCGATTATCCAAGCGGGCATTCAGACGATTTATTACGCAGAAGATTATAAAAATGATCCCTTTGCATTGGAACTATTAGAACAGGCGAAGGTAAAGGTGGAAAAAGTTCCCTTTGACAAAGAAATGTTCGATTGGAACTATGAAGAAAAAACGGTGTTTATTCGTGAGTTGTTTGAGAAACTACATGATCATAAACTGACGGATGAAATGAAAGAACGTTATTGGCAAAAAGCGAAGGAACTGTTTCCGAAAATATAA
- the aroE gene encoding shikimate dehydrogenase: protein MKLYGVIGDPVDHSLSPAIHRQFFFDTKIDGVYEKFFIPKGELEKGIRLLKMKKIKGFNVTIPHKRAIIPLLDEVDETARQIGAVNTVVEKNGKLIGYNTDEFGFMRALKSVVNDLAGKKIAIIGAGGAARAVYFSLKKEDVLKIDVANRTVENGVRLIRDGNGEDLSDALTLDQLQERIANYEIIVQTTPIGMYPNVLEQPIRLDLLKEGTVVFDLIYRPLETVFLTSAKKNGAICVNGVDMLLYQAAQSFFLWTGIFPHIESAREWMMKQ, encoded by the coding sequence TTGAAATTGTACGGAGTTATCGGTGATCCCGTCGACCACTCCCTATCCCCAGCCATCCACCGTCAATTTTTTTTCGATACGAAAATCGATGGTGTGTATGAGAAATTTTTTATTCCAAAAGGCGAATTGGAAAAGGGGATTCGTTTATTAAAAATGAAAAAAATCAAAGGCTTTAATGTCACGATACCTCATAAGAGGGCCATTATTCCCCTTTTAGATGAAGTGGATGAAACCGCCCGACAAATCGGTGCTGTAAATACCGTTGTGGAAAAAAACGGAAAACTCATCGGTTACAACACGGACGAATTCGGTTTTATGCGTGCTTTAAAATCGGTTGTCAATGATCTTGCTGGTAAGAAAATCGCCATCATCGGTGCAGGTGGGGCAGCCAGGGCCGTATATTTTTCGTTAAAAAAAGAAGATGTACTGAAAATCGATGTGGCGAATCGAACGGTTGAAAACGGTGTTCGATTGATTCGCGATGGAAATGGAGAAGATTTGAGCGATGCGCTTACTTTAGATCAACTACAAGAACGGATTGCGAATTATGAGATCATCGTCCAAACAACACCGATTGGGATGTATCCGAACGTTCTTGAACAGCCGATACGACTAGATCTATTGAAAGAAGGGACCGTCGTTTTCGATCTCATCTATCGTCCGTTGGAAACGGTATTTTTAACATCGGCGAAAAAAAACGGGGCGATTTGCGTAAATGGGGTCGATATGCTTTTATACCAAGCTGCCCAGTCCTTTTTTCTTTGGACGGGGATTTTTCCTCATATCGAATCAGCAAGGGAATGGATGATGAAACAATAA
- the yhbY gene encoding ribosome assembly RNA-binding protein YhbY — MLTGKQKRFLRAKAHHLDPIFQVGKSGVNQNMIQQIEEALEARELIKVSILQNCEEDKEIIAEQLASGTGAEIVQIIGNTIVLYKESKEKKRIELP; from the coding sequence ATGTTAACTGGAAAACAGAAACGATTTTTGCGAGCAAAGGCTCACCATCTCGACCCGATTTTTCAAGTAGGAAAATCCGGTGTCAATCAAAATATGATTCAACAAATTGAAGAAGCGTTGGAAGCACGGGAATTAATAAAAGTGTCCATTTTGCAAAATTGCGAAGAAGACAAGGAAATAATCGCCGAACAATTGGCAAGTGGTACGGGTGCCGAGATCGTGCAAATTATCGGCAATACGATCGTTTTGTATAAAGAGTCGAAGGAAAAGAAACGAATTGAGTTACCGTAA
- a CDS encoding helix-hairpin-helix domain-containing protein, protein MLEWETVKNWIAERKTPVIIGSIVVITILYVLYEKSFDTSGEISMGEVSVHTEEVTENPGSLAISDGENEMMMVDVKGAVKHPGVYEVDEGERIIDVIHKSGGFTDRADVNRINLSERVTDEMVIYVPEIGEELQTDIQGGSSQRDADRININDADESVLQSLPGIGPSKAEAIVQYREENGPFETEEELMNISGIGEKTFEKLKEFITVR, encoded by the coding sequence ATGCTTGAGTGGGAAACGGTGAAAAATTGGATCGCTGAACGGAAGACGCCGGTAATTATCGGTTCGATCGTCGTCATTACCATTTTGTATGTTTTATATGAAAAATCATTCGATACTAGTGGAGAAATATCGATGGGCGAAGTTTCCGTACATACGGAAGAAGTTACGGAAAATCCAGGTTCGTTGGCAATATCGGATGGGGAGAACGAAATGATGATGGTTGATGTGAAGGGAGCGGTGAAACATCCCGGCGTGTATGAGGTAGATGAAGGCGAGCGAATTATCGATGTCATTCATAAATCCGGAGGCTTTACTGACCGAGCAGATGTCAATCGGATTAATTTATCCGAACGGGTAACCGATGAAATGGTCATATACGTTCCGGAAATTGGGGAAGAATTGCAAACCGATATTCAAGGAGGAAGTAGCCAACGGGATGCCGATCGGATCAACATTAACGATGCGGATGAATCGGTATTACAATCTTTACCAGGCATCGGTCCGAGTAAAGCAGAGGCAATTGTTCAATATCGGGAAGAAAACGGTCCCTTTGAAACGGAAGAGGAGTTAATGAATATATCCGGTATCGGCGAAAAAACGTTCGAAAAATTGAAGGAATTCATTACCGTCCGTTAA
- the comER gene encoding late competence protein ComER gives MQLGFIGTGNMGTILIESLIESGAVRMQDVMITNRSERKAKRLKDRYPDVHLVHRAEEVAQASDIIFICVKPFDYHPLLQQIQPYVTEQKCVISITSSISVEQLESILPSTCVRAIPSITNRAFSGASLLTFGKHTSPPWKWTITLLFQNISRPIEIDEPLTRVASDIVSCGPAFFSYCLQSFIQAAVKETSIDEKMATELTEEMLVGLGELIKKKHYTLPILQEKVCVKGGITGEGMKVLETYQFHKGFEKMFRATDTKYQKELATIKGKYDMGE, from the coding sequence ATGCAGCTTGGATTCATTGGCACTGGAAATATGGGAACGATTTTAATCGAAAGTTTAATCGAAAGCGGTGCCGTCCGAATGCAGGATGTCATGATCACGAACCGAAGCGAACGAAAGGCAAAACGGTTGAAAGACCGATATCCGGACGTCCACCTTGTTCATCGAGCGGAAGAAGTTGCACAAGCATCCGACATCATTTTCATCTGTGTCAAACCGTTCGACTACCATCCCCTTTTACAACAAATACAACCGTATGTCACGGAACAAAAATGCGTCATTTCCATTACAAGTTCCATATCCGTTGAACAGTTAGAATCGATTCTTCCTAGCACCTGCGTACGTGCCATTCCGAGCATTACGAACCGGGCGTTTTCCGGCGCGTCTTTGTTAACCTTTGGAAAGCACACGAGTCCACCGTGGAAATGGACGATCACCCTTTTGTTTCAAAACATCAGCCGACCGATTGAAATCGACGAACCGTTAACGAGGGTCGCCTCCGACATCGTCAGTTGTGGGCCCGCATTTTTCAGCTATTGTCTCCAATCGTTCATACAAGCCGCGGTAAAGGAAACGTCCATCGACGAAAAAATGGCGACGGAATTGACGGAAGAGATGTTGGTCGGTTTAGGGGAATTAATTAAGAAAAAGCATTATACATTACCGATTTTACAAGAAAAAGTTTGTGTCAAAGGTGGAATTACCGGTGAAGGAATGAAAGTATTAGAAACGTACCAATTCCATAAAGGCTTTGAAAAGATGTTCCGGGCTACCGATACAAAATATCAAAAAGAATTGGCCACAATAAAGGGGAAATATGACATGGGTGAGTAA
- the yqeH gene encoding ribosome biogenesis GTPase YqeH: MRNEWRCIGCGVKLQTERPDKIGYTPKSSIGKELVLCKRCFRLKHYNEVQDVQLTDDDFLKILHRVGESDGLVVKIVDIFDFNGSWLPGIHRWVRGDVLLLGNKMDLLPKSVNENKLIQWMRSEAKELGLKPVDVALVSAGKGYNIQKVIHLIEQYRNGRDVYVIGATNVGKSTFINRIIKEVSGEKQIITTSHFPGTTLDMIEIPLDDGKAIYDTPGIINHHQMAHFVSKADLKIITPKKEIKPKVFQLNERQTLFFGGLARFDYIKGGRHSFVCYLSNALPIHRTKLEKGDELYETHKGELLAPPSKEEIGNFPPFDRHEFTIDEGKTDIVFSGLGWITVPEGGVTVAVYVPKGVRTFIRKSLI; the protein is encoded by the coding sequence ATGAGAAATGAATGGAGATGTATCGGTTGCGGAGTGAAATTACAAACGGAACGACCGGATAAGATCGGTTATACACCGAAGTCGTCCATTGGAAAGGAGCTCGTCCTTTGCAAACGATGCTTTCGTTTGAAACATTACAATGAAGTGCAAGACGTCCAGCTAACGGATGACGATTTTTTAAAAATTCTCCATCGTGTTGGAGAAAGTGACGGATTAGTTGTGAAAATTGTCGATATATTTGATTTTAATGGCAGCTGGTTACCTGGTATCCATCGATGGGTGCGTGGCGATGTCCTTCTATTAGGAAATAAAATGGATCTGTTACCGAAATCGGTCAACGAAAATAAATTGATTCAATGGATGCGATCTGAAGCGAAGGAACTCGGATTAAAGCCGGTGGACGTCGCTTTAGTTAGCGCTGGGAAAGGGTATAATATACAAAAGGTGATCCATCTTATTGAACAATATCGAAACGGTAGGGACGTATATGTCATCGGAGCAACAAATGTCGGGAAATCGACGTTTATAAACCGAATCATTAAAGAAGTTTCTGGAGAAAAACAAATCATTACGACGTCTCATTTTCCCGGAACGACTTTAGATATGATCGAGATTCCCCTCGACGATGGGAAGGCGATTTATGATACACCAGGCATTATTAATCACCATCAAATGGCCCATTTCGTATCGAAGGCGGACTTGAAAATCATTACCCCAAAAAAGGAAATAAAGCCGAAAGTGTTCCAATTAAATGAACGGCAAACATTATTTTTCGGCGGATTGGCCCGATTCGATTATATTAAAGGAGGTAGACATTCCTTCGTCTGTTACTTGTCCAATGCACTTCCAATCCATCGTACGAAATTGGAAAAGGGCGATGAACTATACGAAACGCATAAAGGTGAATTATTGGCACCTCCATCGAAGGAAGAAATCGGTAACTTTCCTCCCTTCGATCGGCATGAATTTACCATCGATGAAGGGAAAACGGATATCGTATTTTCCGGACTCGGTTGGATAACCGTTCCAGAAGGAGGAGTTACGGTTGCCGTTTATGTACCGAAAGGAGTCCGTACGTTTATCCGCAAATCGTTAATATAA
- a CDS encoding YqzM family protein, with protein MNEFEQDVQSKRNDFVDSVVGMVVSFGFFATIFIIATVVKFFG; from the coding sequence GTGAACGAATTCGAACAAGATGTACAATCGAAACGAAATGATTTCGTCGACTCCGTTGTCGGAATGGTCGTATCGTTCGGTTTTTTCGCAACGATTTTTATCATCGCCACCGTCGTGAAGTTCTTCGGATAG
- the rsfS gene encoding ribosome silencing factor, translating into MMNRNVLLAAVKAADDKKAENIVVLNMMGISLIADYFVICHGNSDRQVQAIADEIKERMNEEGFEVKRLEGYDEARWILVDLGDVVVHVFHRDERNYYNLEKLWGDAKVEDVKKELGI; encoded by the coding sequence ATGATGAATCGGAACGTTTTATTGGCCGCAGTAAAGGCAGCAGACGATAAAAAAGCAGAGAATATCGTTGTGTTAAATATGATGGGCATTTCCTTAATTGCCGATTATTTCGTCATTTGTCATGGAAATTCCGACAGACAAGTCCAAGCGATTGCCGATGAGATTAAAGAGCGGATGAACGAAGAAGGTTTTGAAGTGAAAAGGTTGGAAGGATATGATGAGGCCCGTTGGATTTTAGTCGATTTAGGAGATGTGGTCGTACACGTTTTCCATCGGGATGAACGAAATTATTACAATTTGGAAAAATTATGGGGCGATGCGAAGGTTGAAGATGTAAAGAAGGAATTAGGCATATGA
- the yqeK gene encoding bis(5'-nucleosyl)-tetraphosphatase (symmetrical) YqeK, with amino-acid sequence MERDEALQIIKHHLPEKRYVHTLGVMGTAVQLARKYGCDEKKAEVAAIFHDYAKYRPQEELRQVIVDFHLPKQLLDFHSELWHAPVGAILVQKEIGIDDEEILNAIKYHTTGRPGMTILEKVIFLADYIEPNRSFSGVEQVRELAERNLELAVFQALQNTIIYLVEKRVTVYPDTVDTYNDFVKRIFGTKD; translated from the coding sequence ATGGAAAGAGATGAAGCGTTACAAATTATAAAACATCATTTACCCGAGAAACGGTACGTCCATACGTTAGGAGTTATGGGAACGGCCGTTCAATTGGCTCGAAAATACGGATGTGATGAGAAAAAGGCGGAAGTGGCGGCGATTTTCCACGATTACGCGAAATATCGACCGCAAGAAGAGTTGCGACAGGTGATTGTCGATTTTCATTTACCGAAACAGTTGCTCGATTTTCATTCAGAACTTTGGCACGCGCCAGTGGGGGCTATATTGGTTCAAAAAGAAATCGGTATTGATGACGAAGAAATTTTAAATGCGATCAAATATCATACGACGGGAAGACCAGGGATGACGATTCTAGAAAAGGTAATATTTTTGGCTGATTACATTGAACCGAATCGATCGTTTTCTGGGGTTGAACAAGTGCGGGAATTGGCAGAAAGGAACTTAGAGCTGGCCGTCTTTCAAGCGTTGCAAAACACGATTATTTATCTCGTGGAAAAAAGGGTTACTGTATATCCGGATACGGTCGATACGTATAATGATTTCGTAAAGCGGATTTTCGGAACAAAGGATTGA
- a CDS encoding DNA internalization-related competence protein ComEC/Rec2 has product MAIFYGFFAYLGLTALFAFLTYHAMFLGLTVSFIVAIFFRNQFEKKWIVSFAISYFFWLGLFYFTFSQDETVPDEPIETTVTVKTVPVIDGNKLQVVISLPDGKLSLLTYYVQSEKEKEKWGKILVPGMNCQTVGVRQIPPEQTNPNGFHYRRYLQSKNISYLFSADRIKSCEKGEPSVFDRIKILRNQGIRIIERFFPNTVSPIISALLFGEKQQIDADLLRSYQQLGIAHLLAISGLHVSVLTAGIYSVLLRFGLTREATRSALLIILPVYACLAGGAPSVNRAVTMAWLIVFLSKWKRKIHPLDALGISFLFFMIRNPYILYHVGFQLSYAVSFCLLLSAPIIRQRKFWLTKIGFVSMVAQFGSIPIVLYHFYEISFLGFFLNILYVPFYSVIILPLSFTSFFLLLFVPFIGSPFVSIVAFLLEVANDFARWLADFLQFTWTFGKPPLFIFLSFYFFFIVGFMLIEHGWEKYRWHIVLSFFLPFLFQIGYVKFHPFGEVTFIDVGQGDSIWIRLPFHQGNYLIDTGGYVRFEEEEWKKQKDSFDPGEDIVIPFLKSKGVTTIDKLILTHGDFDHIGSAISVLSEFEVGELVVGRTIMKKGMEQEVVHFAKENDIAVQYVFRGSYWEEGGGQFFVLAPEMDALSSNDASVVIYAQFGGLDWLFTGDLEKEGEKKILATFPNLEVDVLKVGHHGSSTSTGKTFLQQIRPKVAVISVGRNNRYGHPDERVVEELQKMDVLVFRTDMHGAITFRFFMAIQSFSTMLKE; this is encoded by the coding sequence GTGGCCATTTTTTATGGTTTTTTTGCCTACCTCGGCTTAACCGCTCTCTTTGCCTTCCTAACTTACCATGCGATGTTCCTCGGGTTGACGGTTAGCTTCATTGTCGCGATTTTTTTTAGAAATCAATTCGAAAAAAAATGGATCGTATCGTTTGCTATTAGTTATTTTTTCTGGCTCGGACTTTTTTATTTCACATTTTCGCAAGATGAAACCGTCCCGGATGAACCGATTGAAACGACTGTTACAGTGAAAACGGTCCCTGTCATCGATGGGAACAAATTACAGGTTGTCATTTCTTTACCAGACGGAAAGCTCTCTTTACTTACCTATTATGTTCAATCGGAAAAGGAGAAGGAAAAATGGGGAAAAATCCTTGTACCAGGTATGAATTGTCAAACCGTCGGCGTTAGGCAAATTCCCCCCGAACAGACGAATCCAAACGGCTTTCATTATCGGCGATATTTACAGTCGAAAAATATTTCCTATCTATTCTCCGCCGACCGGATCAAATCGTGTGAAAAAGGAGAACCGTCGGTTTTTGATCGAATAAAAATCCTTCGGAACCAAGGCATCCGGATCATCGAACGTTTTTTTCCGAATACCGTTTCACCGATCATTTCCGCCCTTTTATTTGGAGAAAAACAACAGATCGATGCGGATCTTCTCCGTTCCTATCAACAGTTAGGCATCGCCCATTTGTTAGCTATTTCCGGATTACATGTTTCTGTTTTAACCGCGGGTATTTATTCCGTGCTCCTCCGTTTCGGTTTGACCCGGGAGGCAACGCGAAGTGCCCTACTCATCATTTTACCCGTCTACGCTTGTTTGGCAGGTGGGGCACCATCGGTTAATCGGGCGGTGACGATGGCATGGCTTATCGTCTTTTTATCAAAATGGAAAAGGAAAATCCATCCATTGGATGCGTTAGGCATTAGCTTTCTGTTTTTTATGATTCGGAATCCGTACATCCTTTATCACGTCGGTTTTCAACTATCATATGCCGTCAGTTTTTGTTTGCTTTTATCCGCACCGATCATCCGTCAACGGAAGTTTTGGCTCACAAAGATCGGCTTCGTTTCCATGGTCGCTCAGTTCGGGTCGATTCCGATCGTTTTATATCATTTTTATGAAATTTCCTTCCTCGGTTTTTTCTTAAACATTTTGTACGTACCCTTTTATTCTGTCATAATTTTACCTTTGTCGTTTACCTCCTTTTTCCTATTGTTGTTCGTACCATTTATCGGTAGTCCTTTCGTTTCCATCGTCGCCTTTCTATTGGAAGTAGCGAATGATTTTGCACGCTGGCTGGCCGATTTTCTTCAATTTACATGGACTTTCGGAAAACCTCCCCTTTTCATTTTCTTGTCGTTTTATTTCTTTTTCATCGTCGGCTTCATGCTTATAGAACATGGATGGGAGAAATATCGTTGGCATATTGTGCTTTCCTTTTTCCTTCCGTTTCTTTTTCAAATAGGATATGTGAAATTTCATCCGTTCGGCGAAGTAACGTTTATTGATGTCGGTCAAGGGGACAGTATATGGATTCGCCTTCCTTTCCACCAAGGAAATTATTTAATTGATACGGGTGGTTACGTTCGATTCGAGGAGGAAGAATGGAAAAAACAGAAAGATTCCTTCGATCCAGGGGAAGATATTGTCATCCCTTTTTTGAAAAGTAAAGGAGTAACGACGATTGATAAACTCATTTTAACCCATGGTGATTTTGATCATATCGGTTCAGCAATATCCGTTCTTTCTGAATTCGAAGTAGGCGAACTCGTCGTCGGACGGACGATCATGAAAAAGGGGATGGAACAGGAAGTCGTTCATTTTGCTAAAGAAAACGATATCGCTGTACAATACGTTTTCCGTGGCAGTTATTGGGAAGAGGGAGGTGGACAATTTTTCGTTTTGGCACCGGAAATGGATGCCCTTTCGTCAAACGATGCCTCCGTTGTCATCTACGCCCAATTCGGCGGACTCGATTGGTTGTTTACCGGTGATTTAGAAAAGGAAGGGGAGAAAAAAATATTGGCAACCTTTCCGAATTTGGAAGTGGATGTTTTAAAGGTGGGCCATCACGGAAGCTCAACTTCAACTGGGAAGACGTTTTTACAACAAATTCGTCCGAAAGTAGCCGTTATTTCCGTTGGGAGAAACAATCGATACGGTCATCCCGACGAACGGGTAGTGGAAGAATTGCAAAAAATGGACGTGCTCGTATTCCGAACGGATATGCACGGAGCCATCACTTTTCGCTTCTTCATGGCTATACAATCTTTCTCAACGATGTTGAAAGAATAA